TTCTATATGCACTCCAGGAGCAGGAGTTGAAATCCACTTGCCGTCAATGATACAGCTGCCGTACCTGTGATACGTGGTTTGGTGAGTCTCTATTAcgtatagcagggatcagcaacctctggcgctTCAGgtgttcacttctataggagttagaagaacagccgaGCTTgcttgcatgctgggaattgtagtttcccaGCAGCTGGCGTGCCGAAGGTAGCTGATCCCTGACATATAGTAACAGGCTAAGTAGCCTCCCTGGGATCTTTCCTTCCCCTCAGTGCTGGCATAGTGATCCCATAGAGAGGCAGATGACTTGGACCAGACCCCTTTCATTCATCCCGatttctaaattcatagaaatgtacaattgtgtgtgcattatataccatATGTATCACTCTAGCAGAGTGTGAGGGACTGTTTTCTATGCAGGGGAGAAAGGGACTAACAAAAACCAACTGGAATGCTTCCTGGGAGATGGAGGTGTTTATCTCATGTGATCTGCTGCCCACACACAGAAGGCAAACAAAGTTTGCCAGAGAGTAAAAGAAAAGTTAtaaattcatgggataacccctttaagacaggccTTTCAAAAGTTTTCACTACTCTATTGCACTGATTTTGGGTTAGACATGTTCAACAGTTTGTCCTCTATTGCAGGCTGCTCTGTCCTCTTCACAGTGAAATCCATTAGAGAAGGTGTCTGATTGCTCGGTCTATAGTCCTTATCTGTGTACCCAGGGTCAACCTTCCTCCCAGTTGTAGGCTCCTTGTACCGTCAGATTATTAATAAAGGGGTTGGCTCAGGAAAAACATTTATCATCTATCCTGTATATGATCACTTGGGgccaactgctgggacccccactgatcatgagaacattTTAATGGGGTGGTGTTTGCACATACTCTCTGCAATTCCATTAAGTCTTTTGGCTGGGGGTAAACCGTGATCTTCTACAAGACAGCTGTCATGCATGCAAGGACCACAGTGTAGCAGTGccaccatagaaattaatggggttgcaaATTTAAAAAAGCCAACAGAATATTCTGAATAGAAGAGCACACAGGCCGAGGATCATTCTTCCGCCTGTCCGCTTTCTCAACCCAGGGCAGAGCAGAATGTGCTCCTTTTTAAATTGTATTAACAATACAGGGGCTTAACAACTGTAAAGGGGGCATAACATAACTTACTGGGTTTGTTCTTGGCTAGCCGTAGGGCCCATCATTTTCTAGTTACGCCATTCTGGTGTATGTTCGAGTTCCATGTACCATTCTGGTGTatgttcaaggacctgtgatgacgtcactccggtcatcacatgatcttttaccatggtgattcaccatggtaaaagatcatgtgacgtaccatgtgatgaccggagtgacgtcatcacaggtccttgaactataattaatgctcaccacaggtcctattcagtaaaagagacagacggagatgccgggctacgcgatcaagtggattaaggtgagttaaatgattttttttatttttttttaacccctccagcgctgttttactatgcattctgtattcagaatgctattattttcccttataaccatgttataagggaaaataatacaatctacagaacaccgatcccaagcccgaacttctgtgaagaagttcgggtttgggtaccagacatgtgcgatttttctcacgcgagtgcaaaacgcattacaatgttttgcactcgcgcgaaaaaatcgcgggtgttcccgcaacgcacccgcacattttcccgcaacgcccgtgtgaaagaggccttagggccactacgttcccagtccgccccagcTCTCCTCTGAGTTACAGGGATAGCCATTTCAGATAAATTTGCATCATAGTCTCATACCCACCGCAGTCAGAAATGAAACAGGATGTTTGCTGATGGATCCTCAACAGTTCAtccaaacagtaaaaaaaaacaaaaaacaaaagcaaCTTGGGGCACCAGCATCTTCTCCAAGCCATTCTTGTCCTCACGACATTGCCAAGGCTCAGTGCTTGCACAGCGGACCTGAGGAGTGCAAAACGCACGGGTTATCAGATCCACTGCGCAGGTGCCGAGTCACTGAGCCGACACTGTGCTAGCGCAATGGATCTTCTGCTGCTTCCCGAGCTCAGGGCGCAGCATTTGATTCACTGCACAAGTGCCGAGTCACTTAGCCTCAACGCTGCCAAGAAAACACTGGCCTAGACTAAATGTCCAACCCTGTCCCTTGAGAGGAAATATATCGTTTTACTCAGCAtggtcaaccctaccaggcaataagTCTGGTTTGATAGGGTTGATCATTCTGACATAGGCTCTTTAAACAGCCTGTCATCACTTCTGACATCTATTTTACAAAATTTTATTCCCATAGCAATAACCAtgctggagcatcttttcatacAACTGTTTATCTTATTCTTAAGTTACCGCGACTAGACGTTTCAAGGTGAGCGAGTGTTCTTGCAATCTGTCACTGTCAAATGAGTCCTGCCAGTATCAGACTGTGCAAGGCTACACCTCCAACTGTTAACAGTTGTACAGTCATGAATACATTTCTATTAGCAATAACTGAGGAACAGAACACAATTACttaccatgtaataattctggagcatctattcttttaACTAAGTGTCCATAGTCTTTTGTTTACAAACAGGGCATTTTGAGTCTTCAAGACCAGAAGGTTTAATAATTTAGctcaaaggcttttttttttgggccaacAATACCAGTTGTGTTATTTTATCATTTTCAAATCATAATTTTTGCTTTTCACAGGCACACCCCAAGGACAAGGAGCATAGCAATGCCTAGTTCCCAATGCATTTCCAAGAGGAACAGCAGAATGAATTGTTCCAAAGGTGGACATACATTTGTTTGTAAACCAAACTTCAGATTGTTTCTTCAACCACTGTTCAAACATCTTCTATCCAAGGTGTATTGCCACTGTAAAAGCGTGTTCATCTCCTACATTGACCCACTTTTATTACCAGAGTACGCCCCACCACCCCGTGAGTGAAGGAGTGCATACCACACAAGTGCAGCGTCCCTCCATGCACAGTTAAGAGAGTTCTGAAAATGGCCACGCACTGGCTTGGTTATTCCCCGCAGTTCCATAGTGGTAATTTTAGAGGCAGCCCCGtgctctccatttacttctatgggacttgCAAAAATTGGCAAGCGCGTATGGAAATGTAGAGCACACCGTGGATGAGTCGTGTGATCGCCTTCACTTCGGgtgccccgttctggagataaaAGCAAGTCCAAGAGCTACCTTTGCGGgtagcacctatctgacattgatggtatatcctagcaatagcTAGGTCCATATGTATTcggacagacaacatttttctaatttttgttctgtacattaccacaatggatcttggacaaaacaattcagatgcagttgaagttcagactttcagtgggttgaactaaagaattgcataaaaatgtggggAACTAAAGCAtttgttttaaagaggacctttcactagtttaaaaactaaaaactaactatatcagtgggcagagtcccaggctatgagctgtgcgctacgattggccagcgctgcagcaagggacaaccccaatacaaaaactccgcccagtacaacagagggagctgcacacaccggagcctataccgggcgaacggagcggcgcccagacatactagtaagtgcagggggacccctgggcgccgctctgcccactgatagtttttaaactagtgaaaaaggtcctctttaaactcaatcccttcattttaggggctcaaaagtaattgaacAAATTAAATAgttaataaaatgttaatttctaatacttggttgaaaaccctttgttggcaatgactgcctgaagtcttgaactcatggacatcaccagacgctgtgtttcctcctttttaatgctcggccaggcctttaccgcagcggttttcagttgctgtttgtggcCTGTCTGAAGTCTTTAataagtgaaatgctctattgggttcagatcaggtgaccgaCTTGGCCAtttaagaatattccacttctttgctttaataaactcctgggttactttggctttatgttttgggccattgtccatctgtattatgaaaccccgaccaatcagtttggctgcaataggctggatttgagcacacagtatgtctctgaaacccCCAGAATTAatctggctgcttctgtcctgtgccacatcatcaataaacactagggacccagggccactggcagccatgcacgcccaagccatcacacttccatcgccgtgttttacagatggtggtatgctttggatcatgagctgtaccatgccttagccatactttttttctttccatcattctggtagaggttgatcttggtttcatctgtccaaaaaacattcttccagaagtgtgctgtttaagattttttttttttagcaaagtccaatctagccttcttattcttgaggctgatAAGTGGCTtgtaccgtgcagtgaaccctctatttcctttcatgcagtcttctctttatggtagatttggatattgatacgcctatatcctagagagtgttgttcacttagctgttgtgaaggggtttctccaacaccatggtaattattttcGATCCTCCATCCCTGTTGTCTTCCTTGGGTATcccggtctttttgcattgttgaggtcaccagtgctttctttctctctcaggatgtaccaaactgtagattttgccactcctaatagtctagcaatttctcggatgtttttttctgttttcgcagatggatagcttgtttcacctgcatggagagctcctttgactgcatgtttacttctcagcaaaatcttcaaaatgcaagcaccacaagtcaaatcaactccaggccttttatgtgcttaattgagaatgaaattaatgaaggaattgcccacacctgcccatgaaatagcctttcaattgtccaattacttttggtccctttaaaaacatggtgccacatgtaaaggagctgaaactgctaaacccttcatccaatttttatgtggataccctcaaatcaaAGCTAAAAGTCTAGACTCTCCAtgatataacttgaatatgttttagtaaacaggtaacaaAAAGTAgcatcagtgtccaaatatatatggacctaactgtatgtcaATGTCTAAGATGGCCCAACACTTCTAAAGGAAGGATGCTCCAGACTTGTCACTTCATAGAGAATACaagccaaacaaaacaaaaacactagATTTTTCCAATCTTTAAAAATTGCTTGACAGTTCAACATTAACCAAAGTCACAAACTATCTGCTAGCTGCCAAAGCTAAACGTCCCTACTCGGTGCTCCTTCTTGACctttcctctgcctttgacactgttgaccactctctCCTCCTACAAATCCTCTCTTCCCTTGACGTCAAGGACCTAgccctctcctggatctcctCATACCTcaccaacagaaccttcagcgttctcCCATTCATACACTCACCTCCTCATCACGCCccctctgttggtgtccctcaaggctctgtcctggGTCCCCTGCCTTTCTCCACTTATACATTCTGCCTGGGACAGCTCAGAGTCCCATGGCTTCCAATACCACCTCTATGCCGACACTCAAATCTACCTCTCCTGCCCAGATGTAGCTTCCCTCCTATCCAGAATCCCAGCGTGTCTGTCAGCaatatcttctttcttcttctcctgcttcctAAAACTCAACATGGAGAAAACTGAATTCATGGTCTCTCGctcttcttctcccccccccccaatgtcactcAGGCCCCCTACCTGACCATCACAGTTAATAGCACAACACTTACTCCAGTCTCGCAGGCCTGCTGCCTGGGGGTAACATTGGATTCTGCCCTGTCCTTTAGGCCACACATACAAACCCTCAACTCCACCTGCCATTTTCAACTTAACATCTCTTGTATTTGTGCCTTCCTCACCTCTGAGTCAACTCCTGTGTGCCTCCCATCCAGCACTCTCACTCTcctccaatctattctcaactTTGCTGCCAGGTTAATCCACTTCTCCAATGCCaatcttcactggctccccattgcccagggaattcagttaaaaaataaaatacttataACTACAcataaggccgtccacaacctgtcccctccttacatctctgacctgctttctcgatacatccccacaggtaatctcagatcctcacaggacctcctcctcaggtTCTCCTCATCTGTTTCTCACACAATCTGCTACAAAATGTCTCATGTGCCTCTCtcctactctggaactcactatcCCAACACATCAGGCTTTGCCGAACATTGAAAGCTTCAagagtaacctgaaaacccaccttttcAGGAAAGCATACCATCTGCAgtgagcatgctgccaccacagcCACAAGAGCAGcctataccctcacctactgtgttcttcccttcccttatagattgtaagctcttgcgggcagggtcctctacccctctgtaccagtctgttaatagtttgtTTGCTGTGTTTATTTCTCTGTAACCCAAGCTGgatgtacagtgccatggaattATTGGCGCTTTAAAATAATAAATGATACTTAAGGCGCATCTTAACCTTTTCAACAAGCTTTGCAATAATACAGTGCACGTACATAAACATTTCTGGCCATCAAATCACTTGTATTTGGCACTTTTAGAAGTTTTTTTCTCTGCAGGTTGCATCTCTGGTTTGTAGTTTTCCCAGATCTGGTGGGTGGAGACAAGCTCCTATACACTACATACAGAAAGTATAGGAGAATCTGTTTCCcttagcaaagcagccccaagttTATGGAGAACATTAGAGGGGTACTGACCTGCATGGATGTGAATTTAGCACTTGGGCCGACACTGAAACTGCCAATGCAGCCATTCTGCATCTGTCTCACTCAGCTCCTGCTCACTCCTCCCCCCTGCCCTCTACATAGACTTTCTGGTAAACATCTGATAACAGGAGAACTAAACATTtctgaaaatatattttccaaatttttcagGGTCGCTTgtgctattgatttatgcaaagttgtgtgtaatgttagtgaccatttaagtaAGTTAACCGAGTTCTGAAATAACGATAGGACAAGCAGATAATATTAAACACTTTATGCTTTTGAAATAGACGGCTTTAAGACAAAACACATATCTCCCCAAAAATAAATAAGTCATATgggagaataaaaataaataaagaaattaaTGCACATAAAACAGGGAACCCTGTTCATTGCTTAGCAGAGCGACACGATTAGATGTAATAGTAAAGAGTAGGAAAAATAAAGACAAACCTGACCTCCAAGAGAAACCAAACCCATGAAAAAAAGTAAGGCGTCTCAATTAAAAGCATGATATCTTCAGCCAACGCTAGAAAATGGAGTGCCCGAGATCTACCGGATCAGTCATTAAAATGACTACAGTGGCCATTTTACAAGCCAGTGCATAAGAGGCACACTACTCCCACAGCATAAAAGCCTAGTGCAGAACCAACATTGATATTGCCCTATGCAAACAGATGCTCTGTCATGTTCTAGCCACCACTTGCAGAGCAGCAAAAGATGTGACAGTTTGCCAAGAAAAATACCAATGCTCCTAACTGCAACATTTTAGGTTATGAGAAAAATCAGGAGGCAGCGAATAAACACTGCAAAAGAGGGTTGGCTGATGCACCACACAATTAATAGGGATGGCTCTCTTAAACATGCCAGCTAGTAAGGTAAAACTGTCCTTTAGTTTTCTTTTAGCTTCACAGTATCATTTCCTGCTCGATTTAGGAgccaagtttttttttgttttgttttttttttgttttaaaaaatataaagttaTTTTCCCAGCGTTTCACAATTCGGAAATGAATCAATGCACTCATTTCTACGATTGAACATGATGGCCCGTCTTTTCAGCACGGCATTAGGCTTGTCCTTGATCCAAGTGTTGCCTATACCAGTCTGAATTGTTGTTGTGTTAAAAAGTTAGTGTCGGTAAGAAACCTTGCAATATAAGCTGTCCATTGCCTGGCTTCTTATCCGAGCTGGATAGGCAGATCTTCTCCATATTTcctgatcagttttctatgattATGATCAACAGACCACTGCTGTGGAAGAAATTTGGGTGCCATCTTGTCCAGGAAGTGTTGACGCCAGCGTTTCTCCAATTCCATTAGTGATTTCAGGCCACCCTTTGCAAAGCACTGCACAACTTTCAGTCCATGTGGAGTATAGGTCTCATTGAAGATTCTAGAGATGGAGCAAAGAGCACGGGgttaaattttaaaaatatacataaaaatgtCTTATAGTGGCTGTCCTGCCATTTATATTGATTACCTATGAtgagaataggtaatcaatatctgatcagcagggctccgacacccagcacccgcaCCCCCATCCCTCCTTCCTCTTCAAAGAGCTGAACGTCAGGGGTGCCTTCTATAAATTTTACACCATAACACTGTGCAGCCCTCTTTATTCCCCAGTGTTTTCCTGATCAGACCAGCCACGAAAAACTGTAAGGATGCCATGagtaaaggggctttccaggctcctgatattaatGACTTCTCCTCAAGATAGGTTATTAATATCCAATTGGTGAGGGTGCAACATCCTgcacccccaccagtcagctgtCCCATTCAAAAACTGGATTGGTAATAAAATGCAAAAGATTAGGACATTTTTGAACAAAGCCCCAACCTGAGACTTTTTGAAGTCAGCATTCTGGAATTAAAAAATCCCCACCCAATGAGTCCATGGGTAACAGGAAAGGTTCTCACCTGGTCTCCAGGTTTGCTGCTGTATTTAGAGTCTCTTCAGTGACTTCATCAGTTGAGTAAAATGTTCTCATCTCGGACAGCAGTTCCTCCCTACGGCTTTCCGGCAGTTTAGATGCATTGAGAAGAGCTCTTGCCGCTGACCGAACCTGCCTCCTTACGGGATCCTCCAGGATACGCACCCCCTCCTCACAGCCAATGGGGGCAGAGAACTCCATGGCTAGTTGCTGTTTCAAGTAGTTATCATAATAATTTGACACTGCATGGCAAGACGTACAGAGGAGCAGAACATCATGGGAGTTATGGTCCTTCAACTGAACAGGAAAGTGCCGTCTGTACTCATGGGGTACAATGTTCTTCCTACacaggagggggaaaaaaaaaaaagttaaatggtGCCTTTAACTCTTTCCTCCATATTAATTCATTACAGCAGCTCAATAGTCATTACTTTCTTTAATCTGAAAATTTCTACAGCAGCACAGACAGTTTTTCTTGATATACATGAACGATGGGTAGACTGCACATTCAGTATTGCGCCTGGCCAGCAAAGACCATGCAGGGGAATAACAGGGTGCATTTTAAGCGAATGCCAGCAAAAGGAATGAGAACGCTACACCAATACAGTTACCCTCACCGTATATAAGACTCTCGTTTGCCACAAACCACACAGAGATTTTCCTTAACCGTTAGGTAGTAGTCTACACTTGACTCAGGGCGACCAGAAGGCTCGAAACGTAGCCTCACGACAAACGGATCATTGCTGATCAAGTCTAagataaaaagaaaaacagtCAGGCAAAAACATAATTcaagacaaaaaaataattaagttCTATACACAAAGCACCACTGACCTCCAATGCCTTTATCTAGATACCACTGGGCTTTCTTCCTATCACAAGTACACAGAGGCTGTCCATCAGGGGCATGCAGAAAACAGTTATCGTACAGGGGCGACTTCCTGCAAATAAGATAATGAGAGAAAGAAATAATTAAGCAGAAATAAAAAAGGATTGCAAAAAACAGCTCGTATTTCATAGTAGATTTCTAATCTGATGGTGGACTTAGAGTATTACAAGTGTTTTAGAAGAATATTTGGAAAAGTATTTAAAAGATTTAGccaagggagttattctgattggatttttttccccctaaaatgaggaaaattggcttctacctcagtttttttttttgccttcctctggatcaacttgcaggataacaggccgaactggatggacagatgtcttttttcagacttacaaactaccgtatttttcgctttataagacgcacctagatttgaggaggagaataagaaaattttgaaccaaaaggagtgcttttgaactaatggggcatctgtgggtgacgcactgttatgggggatctgttgaggacccGTAtacagcatcttatgctatgtatgtgtcatccacagatgtatgtgtcccccccacccctcctctctcttgctgcctggcagtGGCCTGTCAGGTCAAATCTGATTCTGACATTATCAAGACAATAGACACATCGACTCGATCATACCTAGAGTCTCTGCAGTGCTgagtctgctctctctctctctctctgtagcgTCTCTCAGGCagccagagccaggcagtgacacggcagccttcaggaaggagtcaggactggacggATGAACCGTTCTTCAGGCCAGCCAAGGACAGGAAGGGACGGGTGCTTCTGCTTCCTTCTTAGTCTTCTCTCAGGTCTCAGGCACACTGTCGACGGCTGACGGGCCGGCGAACCAATTCTCCCGCCTCCCTTGAGCACactgccactggccaatcagcagctgcctcagcagaattgccttgtgctgattggccaggctGGTTTGATCCTGTCTGAGTCTGATTCCGCAGAAGACAGGATCAGCAGGCAGGAGGTGGTTAGCCGGCGGTCAGGATCTGGTCAAACTTCGGCGCCTCGGAGGGGAGGTGAGGGGGGGGCGGCGCGATTGCGCAAGAATAGTTAGCTCATATTTATAAGAGCAGCCGCATAGCGCTATAGGCGCCTGCAATGAGTGGGCagggccaaatagtgtgggcggggccttctttgccctccgggccccccagtgccgcgggccccatagcaatggcgtggtctgcctctatgggcggtacgccactggataGGGGTGAGAGATGGTGCACGTACTCTCCCTCTTGATCAACTGATTATTCACTACACAGTGGAGTGGATACtgtattttaaacttttttcttgttttggttcagtaaatacaaataaaatggtACTAAACACACGTTTTTAATATAagcaaaataaaagtgaagtattaagttTCACCTGGGGCAAGATAGGTTCAACGCCTGTATAGGCATCTGTAAATAAAGTATATAATAAACCTTACCCAGGTTATGTCCcaatcttataaagcaaaaaatacagtaggttACTTTTAGCAGACAAGGGACATGAATTCCAGGGCCTAACAGCCAAGTATTATGTGGAATTTACAAACTATAATACCTGACTGAATATCCTACTCCCAGAGGTTTCTTCTTGTGTCTGTGAGAATCACCCTGAGAGTTAGGGCTCGATTGTTCTATAGGAGATTCCTTCTTCTGTTTTGGAATGATATTTACATCTCCATTTACAACACCTTTCCCTTTAAATGGAACATCAATCAGCCCTTGACATTTGCCCAGGAAAAATTCCCATGCCGTGGGAGGGTCAGACGAGAAGAAGCCAAGTAACTGCAGGAAGAGGGCAATGGAAACCTGTGCATCTCTGGcagcataaaacacctgcaaggaCAAaaggatataaaaaataaataaataaaaaaaaaaaaaaaaagttatattatatataaaatcgaaaaaaaaaaaaaaaaaaagcaagtggttggttttctggatataatgtTTTGAGATCACTCAATGCATTCTACTTCGAGAAGTGGCTATTTAACTTtctcctttgtttggacttttaaagGCCAGTCTCACTTGACTCTTAGTCAGACCATCACTGAGACCAAAAGAGGGAAGGGAGCGAGTAACTCCATTACAGCATCTCACATTACACTGATAAAGATGGTGACAGAAGAGCACCTCACTTATCAGGAGAACTATAGCGCCAGCATACTGTTATTCCAATTCTACAATCTACTATTCTACTACCAGATAACATCTTCccatcacagcagcagtaaactataTAGAAGCTTCATCACTGTGCTGCCTGCTACAGAATGATAATCttttgtgtttaaccccttatgggCCACCTATTGTCTTGATGATGCTGTTTTAGAGGTACCAGAGCACTTCTGCTCttcgagttaaaggggttgtccaggttcagagctggggAGGTTTTAGCCAATAGCAGGTCGCAacaggaacgagcctccctagcatcacccgcgatgccGGTATGAGAAGCGACGCAGGGGCTCGGGAGCATGGTAAGAACAACCTCTgtggggcctgggcatatggggggggggggggaacaattATAGAactttgataacccctttaattgtaaaggcccctttacactggccaAGCATCTGCCAGATACGAAtgttcgttagcgattatctgccgcCAATTACCAAAAAGCTTATTCATCAGGTCGTTCCATTTCTCACCTTAGTCATTGTTTGCTTGTAGCAGATAGTGGTACCCAATCACACTCTGCCGCCCACCAATAATGCTTCTGtagggggaagagcgatggcattagcgatcactcctccccatactgtggaggagatcactgcaagtAATAGCAGCGCTCTCCTTCACTGATTAGCTGGCAATTgtcaggaacgcttccttcccaataatagtctgctgattctctgtgtaaaggggcctttactaACAGCTCTGGTTCTTAAAGAAGCATCCCAGTCTACAGCCAGGATCAGAGGTAGCTCCAAAGCCAACTGTTTACCCTTTGACTGCCAAAGTCTGTGACCGCAGAGTCATCAGGGGATATGCCTCTCAAATGGAGTCCAAGTGATTGGATAGGAAGCTGAGCAAGCCCTCTAAAATCAGCCTTGGGGACCTAGAAAGGACCACAAGCAGCACTGATAAattcagtcattggctgcagcaaagcatgtggccatgcccatGCAGTGCCGGAAGACGACAAGCCAGGGACTGGAACACTGACACAGTGGAGGCAGCACggaggaacaggtaagtatgaatcatcTTGGATTTACAGCGTCAGGCCTTTCATATGTAAGCACCCCTTTAAAATAGCTGAGGAACTTCAATAGTTTTTGGGTGAAACCTGAATACACAAGAGCACCAACTGCCTACGATTTCTATACAAATGGACACAAGCAGCTATACATACCTGGTCCTGCGTGAATTCATCAGCATCCCAGTTACTACAGCGAAGCTGAAAagatttatccagaggataggacaGGATCGTTTCAGACAGATATTTAAGACTCAGGCTGTTCTGAAAAATGTCCCTTCTGTACAGACACAAATATACATGTGAATCATCACACAAAACAATACCTTTACTAACTGGAACAACGCTGGTCAAAGTGtaaaaagcacaaatacccagtt
The sequence above is drawn from the Bufo bufo chromosome 11, aBufBuf1.1, whole genome shotgun sequence genome and encodes:
- the EXD2 gene encoding exonuclease 3'-5' domain-containing protein 2 isoform X1, producing the protein MPRHAGLTLGVASLVGTTVGCLILWKLINRRRQQLYTGVDQKNSCTGLTPEVQDLDDSVRQPLERKRSLLSVEKILQAEVRIVSTAEEWETVWLLLQRDLDVYPVLGVDCEWVSLEGRIKPISLLQMASHSGLCVLVRLPRLAGCSLPKTLVALLEDCRVLKVGLGCWDDASKLMNDYGLSVKGVVDIRYLAIRHRRDIFQNSLSLKYLSETILSYPLDKSFQLRCSNWDADEFTQDQVFYAARDAQVSIALFLQLLGFFSSDPPTAWEFFLGKCQGLIDVPFKGKGVVNGDVNIIPKQKKESPIEQSSPNSQGDSHRHKKKPLGVGYSVRKSPLYDNCFLHAPDGQPLCTCDRKKAQWYLDKGIGDLISNDPFVVRLRFEPSGRPESSVDYYLTVKENLCVVCGKRESYIRKNIVPHEYRRHFPVQLKDHNSHDVLLLCTSCHAVSNYYDNYLKQQLAMEFSAPIGCEEGVRILEDPVRRQVRSAARALLNASKLPESRREELLSEMRTFYSTDEVTEETLNTAANLETRIFNETYTPHGLKVVQCFAKGGLKSLMELEKRWRQHFLDKMAPKFLPQQWSVDHNHRKLIRKYGEDLPIQLG
- the EXD2 gene encoding exonuclease 3'-5' domain-containing protein 2 isoform X2, which produces MASHSGLCVLVRLPRLAGCSLPKTLVALLEDCRVLKVGLGCWDDASKLMNDYGLSVKGVVDIRYLAIRHRRDIFQNSLSLKYLSETILSYPLDKSFQLRCSNWDADEFTQDQVFYAARDAQVSIALFLQLLGFFSSDPPTAWEFFLGKCQGLIDVPFKGKGVVNGDVNIIPKQKKESPIEQSSPNSQGDSHRHKKKPLGVGYSVRKSPLYDNCFLHAPDGQPLCTCDRKKAQWYLDKGIGDLISNDPFVVRLRFEPSGRPESSVDYYLTVKENLCVVCGKRESYIRKNIVPHEYRRHFPVQLKDHNSHDVLLLCTSCHAVSNYYDNYLKQQLAMEFSAPIGCEEGVRILEDPVRRQVRSAARALLNASKLPESRREELLSEMRTFYSTDEVTEETLNTAANLETRIFNETYTPHGLKVVQCFAKGGLKSLMELEKRWRQHFLDKMAPKFLPQQWSVDHNHRKLIRKYGEDLPIQLG